The following proteins come from a genomic window of Maylandia zebra isolate NMK-2024a linkage group LG22, Mzebra_GT3a, whole genome shotgun sequence:
- the LOC101471170 gene encoding pleckstrin homology domain-containing family O member 1, whose protein sequence is MKKSNQSRRGVQDSGPLPVQQPEKVGWIRKFCGRGIFRELWRSRYMVLRGDHLYISDKEVKDERKAQEVFDLADYERSEELRKAKSRSKKNHSRFTVLRCKQPGNTAPNLVFLAVSPEEKESWVNALSIAIIKAKNRVLDEVTIEEDSTLVHPTRDRAKIPYGRRLPTKGHLMAVASTSSHGMLTLDLVAEEDVFSHDYDGDWNNSFRVDLQGGGSCGQIGVGRQRAGTDVSKLRMTSKEPKVKTSSLPRGSERSWGKHLEASKVHKSPQIEVLQAQYRTPQPGKRFSMQGRSRCASMDEVLSSRPVMIRSEFCSAVGRCPAEVEAGVEASAQPLGQIQSLIAQRMQRAQELLEEMRLQELQKTKAEREREGSSPYLKGINSPRLHHLRGSESPHSSRSSGSPRSRSSDSPRLRGRESPRSKAKKNRSKGTDSPHSRGSHAAAAKVSDSPRLSGSPRSKSTDAARSPKLKGPSAASPNKQGSSPIQKPSDSPLSVGRSDFSQVKGYGSPQGSETDSPHLGSNEESPLQSQNSPTLSRSFESSQPTTLDSHHPSPPPPATQLSEDNSEVEQRRAEAERLLEEAVSSWKEAQEVLQEVKELQSQTLRRQRRRTYEKMASAAAAAGIPAPSGAAEEMDTLISPTSPEDKEDSETPERGV, encoded by the exons atgaagaaaagCAACCAAAGCAGGCGG GGTGTTCAGGACTCCGGTCCGCTGCCCGTCCAGCAGCCGGAGAAGGTGGGCTGGATCCGGAAGTTCTGCGGTCGAGGGATTTTCAGGGAGCTGTGGAGGAGTCGGTACATGGTGCTGAGAGGAGACCATCTCTACATCTCAGACAAGGAG gtgaAAGATGAACGTAAGGCTCAGGAAGTGTTCGACCTGGCTGATTACGAGCGCTCCGAGGAGCTGAGGAAGGCCAAGAGCCGCAGCAAGAAGAACCACAGCCGCTTCACGGTGCTGCGCTGCAAGCAGCCGGGAAACACC GCTCCAAACCTCGTGTTTCTGGCTGTGAGCCCTGAGGAGAAAGAATCATGGGTAAACGCCCTCAGCATCGCCATCATCAAAGCGAAGAACAGAGTTTTGGATGAG GTGACCATTGAGGAGGACAGCACGCTGGTTCATCCCACCAGAGATCGAGCAAAGATCCCTTATGGTCGCCGGCTGCCGACCAAAGGACATCTCATGGCCGTG GCATCCACCTCTTCCCATGGCATGCTGACACTCGACCTGGTGGCCGAAGAGGATGTTTTTTCACACGACTACGATGGCGACTGGAATAACAGCTTTCGGGTCGACCTGCAGGGGGGCGGGTCTTGTGGACAGATTGGAGTAGGTCGTCAGCGAGCTGGAACAGACGTATCAAAGCTGCGGATGACATCCAAGGAGCCCAAAGTGAAGACTAGCAGTCTGCCCAGGGGCAGTGAGCGGTCCTGGGGAAAGCATCTGGAGGCCTCCAAGGTCCACAAGTCTCCACAAATAGAG GTTCTCCAGGCTCAGTATCGAACGCCACAGCCAGGGAAGAGGTTCAGTATGCAGGGCCGGAGTCGCTGTGCCTCCATGGATGAAGTCCTCTCATCCAG ACCAGTAATGATTCGCTCAGAGTTCTGCTCTGCTGTTGGGCGATGTCCAGCTGAAGTGGAAGCGGGAGTCGAGGCCTCGGCCCAGCCTTTGGGTCAGATCCAGAGCCTTATTGCCCAGAGGATGCAGCGAGCTCAGGAATTGCTGGAGGAGATGAGACTGCAG GAGCTGCAGAAGACCAAAGCAGAGCGAGAACGAGAGGGCAGTTCACCTTATCTGAAGGGCATCAACTCTCCTCGACTCCATCACCTCAGGGGCTCAGAGTCACCTCACTCCAG CAGGTCATCGGGATCTCCGAGGAGCCGGAGCAGCGACTCTCCTCGCCTCAGAGGAAGAGAATCTCCTCGGTCCAAAGCCAAGAAGAATCGGTCCAAAGGAACTGACTCACCTCACTCCAGAGGATCCCATGCAGCCGCTGCTAAAGTCAGCGACTCTCCCAGGCTGAGTGGCTCTCCTCGGTCAAAGAGCACCGATGCAGCTCGATCTCCAAAACTCAAAGGACCATCCGCTGCCTCTCCCAACAAGCAAGGCAGCTCTCCAATACAGAAGCCATCCGACTCGCCTCTGAGCGTCGGACGATCTGACTTCTCTCAGGTTAAAGGATATGGTTCGCCACAAGGCAGTGAGACCGACTCTCCTCATCTAGGGAGCAATGAGGAGTCTCCTCTTCAGAGCCAGAACTCCCCGACCCTGTCCAGATCCTTCGAGTCCTCACAACCAACAACCCTTGACAGCCACCACCCCTCCCCACCTCCACCAGCCACCCAGCTGTCTGAGGATAACTCGGAGGTGGAGCAGAGGCGTGCCGAGGCTGAGCGGCTCCTGGAAGAGGCTGTGTCCTCGTGGAAGGAGGCGCAGGAGGTCCTGCAGGAGGTGAAGGAGCTCCAGAGCCAGACGCTGCGGCGGCAGCGTAGGAGGACCTATGAGAAGATGGCATCGGCAGCAGCGGCCGCTGGTATACCTGCACCGAGCGGCGCGGCAGAAGAAATGGACACGCTCATCTCGCCGACATCACCAGAGGACAAGGAAGATTCAGAGACACCTGAACGAGGAGTTTGA